From Cricetulus griseus strain 17A/GY chromosome 1 unlocalized genomic scaffold, alternate assembly CriGri-PICRH-1.0 chr1_0, whole genome shotgun sequence, a single genomic window includes:
- the LOC113833180 gene encoding LOW QUALITY PROTEIN: intersectin-1-like (The sequence of the model RefSeq protein was modified relative to this genomic sequence to represent the inferred CDS: inserted 2 bases in 2 codons), translated as MPICVEHVKSQMRLTMDCWCKGMPLSSFXLKPMQCVTRYPLIIKEQLVFSSVTNCLGPRKFLHRGKLYKAKSYKELYCFLFNNFLLLIQISKPLGSSSTGKVFSPKSNLQYKTYKMPIFLNKVLVKLPTDPSGDEPILHISHIDCVYTLRADSINARTAWVQKIKAAPELYIEPEKKKREKAYLVSSQRATGIGXLMANILEGIELKPCRSHGKSNLYCEVTMGSQSHITKTIQVTLNPKWNSNCQFFIRDLEQEVLCITVFERDQFSLDDFLGQRSEWLTSRKTRAPRGQLPSVSCRTRSPQGKLWFDLGLKTLPVPGEPKGFEIWISLMSHSHPRMITKDFLSRPLSM; from the exons ATGCCCATATGTGTAGAACATGTCAAGTCCCAGATG aGACTGACAATGGACTGTTGGTGCAAGGGGATGCCACTATCCAGCT ATCTGAAGCCTATGCAGTGTGTCACGAGATACCCACTGATCATTAAA GAGCAACTGGTGTTCAGTTCAGTGACCAACTGCTTGGGGCCACGCAAATTTCTGCACAGAGGGAAGCTCTACAAGGCCAAGAGCTACAAGGAGCTGTACTGCTTCCTCTTCAACAACTTCCTCCTGCTGATCCAAATCTCAAAGCCCTTAGGCTCTTCCAGCACCGGCAAAGTCTTTAGCCCCAAATCAAACCTGCAGTATAAAACGTACAAAATGCCTATTTTCTTAAACAAGGTTCTAGTAAAATTGCCCACTGACCCTTCTGGAGATGAGCCCATCTTGCACATTTCCCACATCGACTGCGTCTACACCCTCCGAGCAGACAGCATAAACGCAAGGACTGCCTGGGTGCAGAAAATCAAAGCTGCCCCTGAACTCTATATAGAGCCAGAGAAAAAGAAACGCGAGAAGGCGTACCTGGTCAGTTCCCAGCGGGCAACCGGTATTG GGTTGATGGCAAACATCTTAGAAGGCATTGAATTGAAGCCCTGTCGGTCACATGGAAAGAGCAACCTGTACTGTGAGGTGACCATGGGCTCTCAAAGCCACATCACCAAGACAATCCAGGTCACACTGAACCCTAAGTGGAATTCCAACTGCCAGTTCTTCATCAGAGACCTGGAACAGGAAGTTCTCTGCATCACTGTGTTCGAGAGGGACCAGTTCTCACTTGATGATTTTTTGGGTCAGAGATCCGAGTGGCTGACATCAAGAAAGACCAGGGCTCCAAGGGGCCAGTTACCAAGTGTCTCCTGCCGCACGAGGTCCCCACAGGGGAAATTGTG GTTTGATTTGGGGCTGAAGACTTTGCCGGTGCCGGGAGAGCCTAAGGGCTTTGAGATTTGGATCAGTTTGATGAGCCATAGCCACCCCAGGATGATCACGAAGGACTTCCTCTCAAGGCCCCTCTCAATGTGA